The Corvus moneduloides isolate bCorMon1 chromosome 5, bCorMon1.pri, whole genome shotgun sequence genome includes a region encoding these proteins:
- the WFS1 gene encoding wolframin — MNSDPDPTASPSHPQQHLGRSQLNAAPVDHSENSQRSGTSSADSAASSVPGNSRSREKAEKKEGMKEEPEVLFEELLERAKAGEPKAQTEVGKHFLRLAEEEDEELNNCSAVDWFILAAKQGRREAVKLLRRCLADRRGITSENEEEVKKLSSETDLERAVRKAALVMYWKLNPKKKKQLAVSELLENVGQVDGEDGEKQPGPVPKSVQKQRRMLERLVNSESKKFIALDDFVEITKKYAKGIIPSNLIMQEEEDDELAGKSPEELPLRLKVVKYPLHAIMEIKEYLIDIASKAGMHWLSTIVPTHHINALIFFFIISNLTIDFFAFIIPLVIFYLSFISMVICTLKVFQDSKAWENFRALTDLLLRFEPNLDVEQAEVNFGWNHLEPYIYFLLSVFFVIFSFPIASKDCIPCSELATVSVFFTVTSYMSLSTCAEPYTRRALMTEIAAGCLSLLQVLPGNFGYLKFLGKTFFTVPVGHFFVINVSIPCLLFLYLFYLFFRMAQLRNFKGTYCYLVPYLVCFMWCELSVVILRESSGIGLVRASIGYFLFLFALPVLGVGIALMCLVHVIKWFLSLELMKIVVTLVLCAVPLLFRWWTKVNFSVVEVVKSLTRSSIVKLILVWITAVVLFCWFYVYRSEGMKVYNSTLTWNQYGFLCGPRAWKETNMARTQILCSHLEGHRVTWTGRFKYVRVTEIDNSAESAINMLPFFIGDWMRCLYGETYPLCDPKNVTLEEEELCRLKFLTKHKCHMKMFDRYKFEITVGMPFSSKNGSKPIEEDDITKDIVLKASNEFKKVLLNLRQGSIIEFSTILEGRLGSKWPVFELKAITCLNCMSKLLPAGRHVKIEQDWRSTVHKAIKFAFDFFFFPFLSAA, encoded by the exons AGGGCATGAAGGAAGAACCTGAAGTGCTCTTTGAAGAACTGCTTGAGAGGGCCAAAGCTGGAGAACCAAAAGCACAAACAGAG GTGGGGAAGCACTTCTTGAGATTagcagaagaggaggatgaagaacTTAACAATTGCAGTGCAGTTGACTGGTTCATCCTTGCTGCTAAGCAAGGTCGAAGAGAAGCTGTCAAACTGTTGCGTAGATGCCTGGCAGACAGAAGAG gcatcacttctgaaaatgaggaagaagtGAAAAAGTTATCATCTGAGACTGACTTGGAGAGAGCTGTGCGAAAAGCTGCCTTGGTCATGTATTGGAAGTTAAAcccaaaaaagaagaagcaacTAGCAGTTTCTGAACTACTGGAAAATGTTGGGCAAGTTGATGGTGAAG ATGGTGAGAAGCAGCCTGGCCCAGTCCCAAAGTCCGTGCAGAAGCAGAGAAGGATGCTGGAGCGATTAGTGAACAGTGAAT CTAAAAAATTTATTGCTTTGGATGACTTCGTTGAAATTACCAAGAAGTACGCAAAGGGTATCATCCCTTCTAACCTGATTatgcaggaagaggaagatgatgaGTTGGCAGGGAAGAGTCCTGAAGAATTACCCCTACGACTGAAG gttGTAAAATATCCACTTCATGCCATTATGGAAATTAAAGAATACCTTATAGATATTGCATCGAAGGCAGGAATGCATTGGCTGTCTACCATTGTTCCAACACACCATATCAATGCTctcatctttttcttcatcatCAGTAATCTGAcaattgatttttttgcctttattatTCCATTAGTCATATTCTATTTGTCCTTCATTTCTATGGTGATTTGCACACTGAAGGTTTTTCAGGACAGTAAGGCTTGGGAAAACTTCCGTGCTTTGACTGACTTACTGCTTCGTTTTGAACCAAACCTAGATGTTGAGCAAGCTGAGGTGAACTTTGGATGGAATCACTTAGAgccatacatttattttttactctcggtattctttgtaattttttccttccctataGCAAGCAAAGACTGTATACCATGCTCAGAGTTAGCTACTGTCTcagttttcttcacagtgacAAGTTACATGAGTTTAAGCACGTGTGCAGAGCCTTACACACGAAGGGCATTAATGACTGAGATAGCTGCAGGTTGCTTATCCCTATTGCAGGTATTACCTGGGAATTTTGGCTACTTGAAATTCTTAGGTAAAACCTTCTTTACAGTTCCTGTAGGCCATTTCTTTGTGATCAATGTAAGCATCCCATGCCTTCTGTTTTTGTACTTGTTCTATCTTTTCTTTAGAATGGCCCAACTACGGAATTTTAAAGGCACCTACTGCTACCTGGTCCCATACCTGGTGTGCTTTATGTGGTGTGAACTCTCCGTGGTCATTCTGCGGGAGTCCTCTGGCATTGGGCTCGTTCGTGCATCCATCGGTTACTTCCTGTTCCTCTTTGCACTCCCAGTGCTGGGTGTAGGCATTGCACTGATGTGTCTTGTCCACGTCATTAAGTGGTTTTTGTCTTTGGAGCTCATGAAAATTGTAGTGACCCTGGTTTTGTGTGCTGTTCCTTTGCTCTTTCGATGGTGGACAAAGGTTAACTTCTCCGTAGTTGAAGTGGTTAAATCTCTCACTCGAAGCTCGATTGTGAAACTCATTCTGGTGTGGATTACAGCTGTAGTGCTGTTCTGTTGGTTCTATGTGTATCGATCTGAGGGAATGAAAGTTTACAACTCTACCCTGACATGGAATCAGTATGGTTTCCTCTGTGGACCCCGGGCCTGGAAGGAGACTAACATGGCACGTACCCAGATTTTGTGCAGTCACCTGGAAGGACACCGAGTGACATGGACTGGGCGGTTCAAATATGTGCGCGTGACAGAAATCGACAACAGTGCAGAATCTGCAATAAATATGCTTCCCTTTTTTATTGGTGATTGGATGAGATGCTTGTATGGTGAAACCTATCCTCTTTGTGATCCCAAAAATGTTAcactggaggaggaggagttgtGTCGTCTGAAGTTTTTGACAAAGCATAAATGCCACATGAAAATGTTTGATCGGTACAAATTTGAAATAACTGTGGGCATGCCTTTCAGTAGCAAAAATGGAAGCAAGCCTATCGAGGAGGATGATATAACCAAAGATATTGTGCTGAAGGCAAGCAATGAGTTTAAAAAAGTGTTGCTGAACTTGAGGCAAGGGAGTATAATTGAATTCAGTACCATTCTGGAGGGTCGTCTTGGCAGTAAATGGCCTGTCTTTGAACTGAAAGCAATCACTTGCTTGAATTGCATGTCTAAACTCTTACCTGCAGGGAGGCACGTGAAAATAGAGCAGGACTGGAGGAGTACAGTGCATAAAGCCATTaaatttgcttttgattttttcttcttcccattcCTGTCAGCTGCGTAA